Proteins encoded within one genomic window of Brassica rapa cultivar Chiifu-401-42 chromosome A09, CAAS_Brap_v3.01, whole genome shotgun sequence:
- the LOC103843111 gene encoding thionin-like protein 2, producing MRSTRETIMLITMMIVMVMGNIMAQTQAQDTLSFRNCYPGCIDSCAIEKQLPKLLLCPFTCLLTCLAPPTSNISSPHSQMILAKEIDHTDYFCKLGCATHHCISLSSLRNPNAEKIVDCVDSCSDKCSNKN from the exons atgagaaGCACGAGAGAGACCATTATGCTCATTACAATGATGATAGTGATGGTAATGGGGAACATTATGGCTCAGACACAAGCTCAAGACACACTTTCTTTTAGAAATTGTTATCCCGGTTGTATTGATAGTTGCGCCATTGAGAAACAGTTACCAAAATTACTTTTGTGTCCGTTCACTTGTCTTCTTACTTGTCTTGCTCCTCCAACATCAAAtatttcttctcctcattcTCAAATGATTTTGGCAAAGGAAATCGATCATACTGATTATTTTTGCAAGCTTGGTTGTGCTACTCATCATTGTATTTCTCTTTCATCTCTTAGAAATCcga ATGCAGAGAAGATTGTGGACTGTGTGGATTCATGCTCAGACAAATGCTCCAACAAAAACTAA
- the LOC103843107 gene encoding pentatricopeptide repeat-containing protein At1g12300, mitochondrial, translating to MLFYRKSTTLNQKASRLVQLHLSETGTLRTDSLCSFSTFLSCCKRDFSGITDVKVCFRERLRNGLVNIKKDDAVALFQSMIRSNPLPTLIDFSRLFSGVAKTKQYDLVLNLCKQMELNGIAHNIYTLNIMINCFCRSCRTCFAYSVLGKAMKLGFSPDTTTYNTLINGLCLEGKVSEAVGLVNKMVENGCQADTVTFGSIVNGICKSGDTSLALDFLRKMEESDVKADVVTYSTVIDSLCRDGRTDDAVNLLNEMERKGVKSSVVTYNSLVGGFCKAGRWDEGAKILKDMIGRKMVPNVVTFNVLIDVCVKAGRLEKAKEFYEEMITRGVAPNTITYNSLVDGFCMQNRLGEAKKMMGLMVGSNCSPDLVTFNSLLKGYCKVKRVDDAMKLFREFPERGLVANEVTYSILVQGFCQSGKVKIAEELFQEMVSCGVVPDAMTYGILLDGLCENGRLEKALEIFKDLEESKMELDVVMYTIMIEEMCKSGKVDDAWTLFCSLGLKGVKANVKTYTVMIWGLCKKGSLSEANMLLRKMEEDGNAPNDCTYNTLVRAYLRDCDLAKSAELIEEMKSYGFSADASTVKMVMDRLSSGELDKRFLDMLSETMMLMIRIRSAKALRSAWPLLLETAGNLITSLLHSPYEFLSFVCGRGFSSSDRNLCYRETLRSGLVDIKKDDAVALFQSMLRSRPLPTVIDFNRLFGLLAKTKQYDLVLALCKQMELKGIAYDLYTLNIMINCFCRRRKLGFAFSAMGKILKLGYQPSTITFSTLINGLSLVGKVSEAVELVDRMVGMKVIPNLIILNTIVNGLCLQDRLSEAMALIDRMMANGCQPDTFTYGPVLNRMCKSGNTSSALDLLRKMEGRKIELDAAKYNVIIDSLCKDGSLEDALILFNEMETKGVKANVITYNSLIGGFCSAGRWDDGAQLLRDMITRGITPNVVTFNALIDSFVKEGKLSEAEELYNEMIPRGIDPNTITYSTLIYGLCYEKRLDEANQMLDLMVSKGCDPDIWTYNILINGYCKAKLVDEGMRLFRKMSLRGLVADTVTYSSLIQGFCQVGKLKVAKELFQEMVSEGAHPDIVTYGILLDGLCDNGELEEAMEILEKMHKTKTELDIGIYSIIIHGMCNASKVDEAWDLFCSLPSKGVKPDVKTYTVMISGLCKKGSLPEAKMLLRKMEEDGIAPNDCTYNTLIRAHLRGSDISNSVELIEEMKRCGFSADASTMKMVMDMLSDGGLDKSFLDMLS from the exons ATGTTGTTCTACAGAAAGTCTACCACACTTAATCAAAAAGCTTCGAGATTGGTTCAGCTTCATCTCTCGGAGACAGGTACGCTTAGAACTGATTCGCTATGTAGCTTCTCTACCTTCTTGTCTTGCTGCAAACGAGACTTCTCTGGAATTACCGATGTGAAAGTCTGTTTCAGAGAGAGATTGAGGAACGGACTCGTCAATATCAAGAAAGATGATGCTGTTGCTCTCTTCCAATCCATGATCAGGTCTAATCCTCTTCCTACACTCATCGACTTCAGTAGACTGTTCAGTGGTGTTGCCAAGACAAAACAGTATGATCTCGTGTTGAATCTCTGCAAGCAAATGGAACTAAACGGGATTGCACATAACATCTACACTCTCAACATTATGATCAACTGCTTTTGTCGTAGCTGCAGAACTTGTTTTGCTTACTCTGTTTTGGGGAAAGCTATGAAGCTTGGGTTTAGCCCTGACACAACCACATACAACACTCTCATCAATGGACTCTGTCTTGAAGGCAAAGTCTCCGAAGCTGTGGGTTTGGTtaataaaatggtggagaatggATGCCAAGCAGACACGGTTACGTTTGGTTCTATAGTCAATGGGATTTGCAAATCAGGAGATACTTCTCTGGCTTTGGATTTTTTGAGGAAGATGGAGGAAAGTGATGTGAAGGCTGATGTGGTTACGTACAGTACAGTTATTGATAGTCTTTGCAGAGATGGGAGAACGGATGATGCGGTTAATCTACTCAATGAGATGGAGAGGAAAGGAGTCAAGTCTAGTGTTGTTACATATAATTCTCTTGTAGGTGGGTTTTGTAAAGCTGGGAGATGGGATGAAGGTGCGAAGATTTTGAAGGATATGATTGGGAGGAAGATGGTCCCTAATGTTGTGACTTTCAATGTGTTGATTGATGTTTGTGTTAAAGCAGGGAGGCTTGAGAAGGCTAAAGAGTTTTACGAGGAGATGATCACGAGAGGTGTGGCTCCCAATACTATCACTTATAACTCTTTGGTAGATGGGTTTTGTATGCAGAACCGGCTCGGAGAGGCGAAGAAGATGATGGGTCTTATGGTTGGGAGTAACTGCAGTCCTGATCTTGTGACTTTTAATAGTCTCTTGAAAGGGTATTGTAAGGTGAAAAGAGTTGATGATGCTATGAAACTCTTCAGGGAGTTTCCTGAGAGGGGATTGGTTGCTAATGAAGTTACTTATAGCATCCTTGTTCAAGGGTTTTGTCAATCCGGGAAAGTTAAGATCGCTGAGGAGCTTTTTCAAGAAATGGTTTCGTGTGGTGTTGTTCCTGATGCTATGACGTATGGTATACTGCTTGATGGTTTGTGTGAGAACGGGAGGCTTGAGAAGGCGTTGGAGATATTTAAGGATTTGGAAGAGAGTAAGATGGAGCTTGATGTTGTTATGTATACGATTATGATTGAGGAGATGTGCAAGAGTGGTAAGGTGGACGATGCGTGGACGTTGTTCTGTAGCCTAGGTTTGAAAGGAGTGAAGGCTAATGTTAAGACGTACACGGTGATGATTTGGGGACTGTGTAAGAAAGGGTCGTTGTCTGAAGCAAACATGTTGCTTAGAAAAATGGAGGAAGATGGGAATGCGCCGAATGATTGTACATACAACACTCTTGTCAGGGCATATCTTCGAGATTGCGACTTAGCCAAATCAGCAGAACTTATAGAAGAAATGAAGAGTTATGGGTTCTCAGCAGATGCGTCCACTGTTAAGATGGTGATGGATAGGTTATCTAGCGGTGAATTGGATAAAAGATTTTTGGATATGCTCTCT GAGACGATGATGTTGATGATTCGGATACGGAGTGCCAAAGCTTTGAGATCTGCTTGGCCTCTTCTCCTGGAGACTGCAGGTAACCTGATAACTTCTTTACTCCACAGCCCTTACGAGTTCTTGTCTTTCGTCTGCGGACGTGGCTTTTCTAGCAGCGATAGAAATCTCTGTTATAGAGAGACGTTGAGAAGTGGGCTCGTCGATATCAAGAAGGATGATGCTGTAGCTCTGTTTCAGTCCATGCTTCGGTCTCGTCCTCTTCCTACGGTCATAGATTTCAACAGATTGTTTGGTTTACTTGCCAAAACGAAACAGTATGACCTTGTCTTAGCTCTCTGCAAGCAAATGGAACTGAAAGGGATTGCGTATGATCTATACACTCTCAACATTATGATCAATTGCTTCTGCAGGCGTAGGAAACTCGGTTTTGCTTTTTCTGCTATGGGAAAGATTTTGAAACTTGGATATCAACCTAGCACAATCACGTTCTCGACTTTGATTAACGGATTGTCTCTAGTGGGTAAAGTTTCTGAAGCTGTGGAGTTAGTTGATCGAATGGTGGGAATGAAGGTTATTCCAAATCTCATTATACTCAACACTATTGTCAATGGGCTTTGTCTCCAAGACAGATTGTCTGAAGCAATGGCTTTGATAGATCGAATGATGGCCAATGGATGTCAACCCGACACATTTACCTACGGTCCGGTTTTGAACAGAATGTGTAAGTCAGGCAACACTTCCTCCGCCTTGGATCTGCTCAGAAAGATGGAAGGTAGAAAAATCGAACTCGATGCTGCTAAATACAATGTCATTATTGATAGTCTTTGCAAAGATGGGAGCCTCGAAGATGCACTCATCCTTTTCAATGAAATGGAAACCAAAGGGGTCAAAGCAAATGTCATCACCTATAACTCTCTCATAGGAGGCTTCTGTAGTGCCGGCAGATGGGATGATGGTGCACAGCTGCTGAGGGATATGATCACAAGGGGAATCACCCCTAACGTTGTCACTTTCAATGCTTTGATTGATAGTTTTGTGAAAGAGGGAAAGCTTTCTGAGGCTGAAGAATTGTACAATGAGATGATCCCAAGAGGAATAGATCCTAATACCATTACATATAGTACTTTGATATATGGGCTGTGCTACGAAAAGCGCTTAGATGAAGCCAACCAGATGCTGGATCTGATGGTTAGCAAGGGATGCGATCCTGATATTTGGACGTATAATATCCTTATAAACGGGTATTGTAAGGCTAAACTGGTTGATGAAGGTATGAGACTTTTCCGCAAAATGTCTCTGAGAGGATTGGTTGCAGATACAGTCACTTATAGCAGTCTCATTCAAGGGTTTTGTCAAGTAGGAAAACTTAAAGTTGCCAAAGAACTCTTCCAAGAGATGGTTTCTGAAGGTGCTCATCCTGATATTGTGACTTACGGTATTTTGCTGGATGGGTTGTGTGACAATGGAGAACTAGAGGAAGCCATGGAAATACTTGAAAAAATGCACAAGACTAAGACGGAACTTGACATTGGTATATATTCTATCATCATTCACGGGATGTGCAATGCTAGTAAGGTCGATGAAGCTTGGGATCTATTCTGCAGCCTACCTTCGAAAGGAGTGAAGCCTGATGTTAAGACGTACACTGTAATGATTTCGGGATTGTGTAAGAAAGGGTCACTGCCTGAAGCAAAGATGTTGCTTAGAAAAATGGAGGAAGATGGGATTGCGCCAAATGATTGTACATACAACACACTAATACGAGCTCATCTCAGAGGCAGCGACATAAGCAATTCAGTTGAACTCATCGAAGAAATGAAGAGGTGTGGCTTCTCTGCAGATGCTTCCACCATGAAGATGGTTATGGATATGTTATCGGATGGTGGATTGGACAAAAGCTTTTTGGATATGCTTTCTTGA
- the LOC103843106 gene encoding cytochrome P450 87A3-like, with protein MWALFIWVSLLLITITHWVYSWRNPKCRGKLPPGSMGFPLLGETIQFFKPNPTSDIPPFIKQRVKKHGPIFKTNLVGRPVIVSTDPDLSYFVFQQEGRCFQSWYPDTFTNIFGKKNVGSLHGFMYKYLKSMVLTLFGYDGLKKMLPQVELTANKRLELWSNQESVELKDATASMIFDLTAKKLISHDPDKSSENLRANFVAFIRGLISFPFNIPGTAYHKCLKGRENAMKMLRNMLQERRKKPRKNPSDFFDYVIEEIQKEGTILTEEIALDLMFVLLFASFETTSLALTLAIKFLSDDPEVLKRLTEEHETILRNREDAESGLTWEEYKSMTYTFQFINETARLANIVPAIFRKALIDIKYKDYTIPAGWAVMVCPPAVHLNPDKYEDPLVFNPSRWEESKSNNASKHFMAFGGGMRFCVGTDFTKLQMAVFLHSLVTKYRWEEIKGGNILRTPGLQFPNGYHVKLHKKVA; from the exons ATGTGGGCATTGTTCATTTGGGTTTCTCTGCTTCTCATAACCATCACACATTGGGTTTACAGCTGGAGAAACCCCAAATGCAGAGGGAAGCTTCCACCTGGTTCGATGGGTTTCCCACTACTCGGCGAGACTATCCAGTTCTTCAAGCCAAACCCAACTTCAGACATCCCTCCTTTTATCAAACAAAGGGTTAAGAA GCATGGACCAATTTTCAAGACCAATCTAGTGGGGAGACCAGTGATTGTATCAACAGATCCTGATCTGAGCTACTTTGTGTTTCAACAAGAGGGGAGGTGTTTCCAGAGTTGGTATCCAGACACTTTTACCAATATCTTTGGGAAAAAGAATGTGGGTTCATTACATGGGTTTATGTACAAGTACCTTAAAAGCATGGTCTTGACTCTATTTGGCTATGATGGTCTCAAGAAGATGCTTCCTCAAGTAGAGCTGACTGCAAATAAGAGATTAGAGCTTTGGTCAAATCAAGAATCAGTAGAGCTTAAAGATGCAACCGCAAGC ATGATATTTGATCTCACCGCAAAGAAGTTGATCAGCCATGATCCAGACAAGTCATCAGAGAATCTAAGGGCAAACTTTGTTGCTTTTATTCGAGGACTGATCTCCTTCCCTTTTAACATTCCAGGCACAGCTTATCACAAATGTCTTAAG GGTAGGGAAAACGCAATGAAAATGCTGAGGAATATGCTACAAGAAAGGCGTAAGAAACCGAGGAAGAACCCAAGTGACTTCTTTGATTATGTCATTGAAGAGATTCAGAAAGAGGGGACAATTCTGACAGAGGAGATTGCACTTGACTTAATGTTTGTCTTGTTATTCGCCAGCTTTGAAACAACTTCTCTTGCTTTGACTTTAGCCATCAAGTTTCTTTCAGATGACCCTGAAGTTCTAAAGCGTTTAACG GAAGAGCATGAGACAATTCTGAGAAACCGGGAAGATGCAGAGTCTGGACTTACTTGGGAAGAATACAAGTCAATGACTTACACATTTCAG TTCATAAACGAAACAGCAAGACTAGCAAATATAGTTCCTGCAATCTTCAGAAAGGCCTTGattgatataaaatataaag ATTATACAATTCCAGCCGGCTGGGCGGTGATGGTCTGTCCTCCAGCTGTACATTTGAATCCAGACAAGTATGAAGATCCTTTAGTCTTTAACCCATCAAGATGGGAG GAATCAAAGTCTAACAATGCATCTAAGCACTTCATGGCGTTTGGTGGTGGAATGAGGTTTTGTGTTGGAACTGACTTCACCAAGTTGCAAATGGCTGTATTTCTTCACAGCCTGGTTACAAAATACAG GTGGGAGGAGATAAAAGGAGGGAATATACTACGAACTCCTGGATTACAGTTTCCAAACGGTTACCATGTCAAACTCCATAAGAAAGTAGCCTAG
- the LOC103843109 gene encoding serine/threonine-protein kinase PEPKR2: MRKKRKGSETEGFENLQEDLSSCANASRSSNFRSHFSLEGYARLKKRCKENDTVDEESVGSFKRRLAGVATAPPCGASSLVSSGRGLKRKIGCIDVSTQTGRKNKIDDDYVFGPNIGKGKFGSVRICRSKNNGIDFACKTLKKGEETVHREVEIMQHLSGHPRVVTLHAVYEESDCFHLVMELCSGGRLIDQMVKEGKYSEQRAANIFKDLMLVIKYCHEMGVVHRDIKPENILLTAAGKIQLADFGLAMRIAKGQTLSGLAGSPAYVAPEVLSENYSEKVDIWSAGVLLYALLSGVLPFKGDSLDAIFEAIKKVKLDFNSGVWESVSKPARDLLARMLTREESSRITADEVLRHPWILFYTDRTLKTMCIKSKHKNQTGPPPCLQIRSQIEKIDLNRANREKNKTTSDSPTDSFSNTEEEEDESGVVDVLVVAISNVRISEPKRSRVCSPTSSPIEQQHSSNLTTTNTLCRAF; the protein is encoded by the exons ATGAGGAAGAAGCGGAAAGGTAGCGAAACTGAGGGTTTCGAGAATTTACAAGAGGATTTGTCATCATGTGCAAATGCGTCACGATCGTCCAACTTCAGGTCGCATTTTTCGCTAGAGGGTTACGCTAGACTTAAGAAGCGGTGCAAGGAGAATGATACTGTTGACGAGGAGTCCGTTGGCTCCTTTAAGAGACGGCTCGCCGGCGTTGCTACTGCGCCTCCTTGTGGTGCGTCCTCTTTGGTTTCGTCAGGGAGAGGTTTGAAGAGGAAGATTGGGTGCATTGACGTTTCCACGCAGACTGGCAGGAAGAATAAGATTGACGATGATTATGTGTTTGGTCCTAATATTGGGAAAGGTAAATTCGGGTCGGTTAGGATCTGTAGGTCGAAGAATAATGGGATTGACTTTGCTTGTAAAACTCTGAAGAAGGGGGAGGAGACTGTTCACAGGGAGGTTGAGATAATGCAGCATTTGTCTGGTCATCCTCGGGTTGTCACGTTGCATGCTGTTTATGAGGAGTCTGATTGTTTCCATCTTGTGATGGAGCTGTGTTCCGGGGGACGTTTGATTGATCAGATGGTTAAAGAGGGTAAGTATTCTGAGCAGAGAGCAGCTAATATATTCAAGGACCTCATGCTAGTTATCAAATATTGCCACGAGATGGGAGTTGTGCATAGAGATATAAAACCTGAGAATATTCTACTAACAGCTGCTGGGAAGATACAGCTGGCTGATTTTGGACTTGCCATGAGAATTGCAAAAG GTCAAACATTGTCTGGATTGGCGGGAAGTCCTGCTTATGTTGCACCGGAAGTTCTCTCTGAGAACTATTCAGAGAAAGTCGACATTTGGAGTGCAGGAGTCCTCTTATACGCTCTCTTATCTGGTGTACTCCCGTTTAAGGGAGACTCTTTGGATGCAATTTTCGAAGCAATCAAGAAAGTGAAGCTTGATTTCAACTCGGGAGTGTGGGAGTCAGTGTCCAAACCAGCCCGTGATCTGTTGGCAAGAATGCTAACAAGGGAAGAATCTTCCAGAATCACAGCGGATGAAGTGCTAA GGCATCCGTGGATACTCTTCTACACAGACCGGACACTCAAGACGATGTGTATCAAGTCGAAGCACAAGAATCAAACAGGACCTCCTCCATGCCTCCAGATTCGCAGCCAAATAGAGAAAATTGACCTAAACAGAGCGAACAGAGAGAAGAATAAGACAACATCTGATTCACCGACTGATTCATTCTCCAAcacagaggaggaagaagatgagagcGGTGTGGTCGATGTGCTTGTGGTTGCGATCTCCAACGTGAGGATCTCAGAACCAAAGAGAAGCAGAGTCTGTAGTCCCACAAGCAGCCCAATTGAACAGCAACACTCTTCTAACCTGACCACGACTAATACACTCTGTCGAGCCTTCTGA